The Verrucomicrobiia bacterium genome segment TTACGGTTCCTGCCCAGAGCCCGGAGCATCCGCTCCAACCGCCGGACCGGTCCAGCCCCCGCGTGGCGCTGCGTGGGTTCCTCGAAGCCGGGGATGCTGTGGGCGCCTTTCTCGCCGGGAGCTACCTGCCGTCGCCGTCGCGCGCGAATCACCCGACCCTGTTGTCGCAGGTGGAAGCCTGCACGGAAGCGCTGGATTTGAGAGAGATGCCGCCTGCGGCCCGCTTGAAGCGGGGGCGGGCGGCAGCCCTCTCCTTGTATGAGGCCTTGAACCGCGTCCCATTGCCGCCATGGGAGGCCATCCCCGACGCCGATCAGTGGCGCGAGACTGCCGGCACCAATGCCCACTATTGGGTGATCCCGAACACGGAGATCGCCCTCAGGCAAGTTGGGAGCGGACCCCGCCGGGGCGCGTTTTTGTTCAGCCCTGAAACGGTGGCCAACGCCGGGGGCTACTATCAGCGCGTGCAGGATTTGCCCTACACCCGCCTGGTGCCCCTCGAGGATCTGCGGGAACGCTTCCTCTCCGGCTTTGGAGGATGGATGATCCCGTTTCGCTGGATTCAAGCCCTGCCCAAGATGCTGCGCCACCCGCTGGCCGGACAACCGGGCTGGAAGTGGATCGGATTGACTTTTGCGCTCGGCGTGGTGGCCCTGGTGCTCCGCGCGGTCCATCGCCTGTCGCATTGGGGAGGCGCAGGGCAACCCTTTCGGCGGGCGGTGGCCCGGGCGGTCCTGCCCGCGTTTCTGCTCCTTGCGACGCCCGCACTGGCGTACTTCGCGCTCGTCCAGCTGAGTTTCTTCGGCGACGTGGGCAGTGCGATCGAACGGGTGACAACCGCCGTCGGCTTCCTTGCGGGTGCCTGGATTTGTTGGCGCCTCGCACCGGTGGTCGCCGAGGGCATCATCGCGTCGCCCCGCATTGCCTCCGAAAGCATTGACGCGCATCTGATCCGGATTTGTGCCCGGCTCCTGGGCATGGTCGCCGCCGTGCTGTTGCTGGTCGCCGGCGCCGAACGCATCGGCATGCCCTTGTACGGCATCGTGACCGGTCTGGGCGTCGGCGGCCTGGCCATCGCCCTGGCCGCACAGCCGACCATCGAGAATCTGATCGGCGGGTTCAGCCTCTTTGCGGACAAACCCATCCGGGTCGGCGATTTCTGCAGGTATGGCGCCGAGACGGGCACGGTGGAAGCCATCGGCATGCGCTCCACGCGGATTCGTGGTTTGGACCGGACGCTGACGACGATCCCGAATGCCGTGCTTTCGAGAATGTCGGTCGCGATCCAGGAGGACATCCTCCTGCGCACGATGGACGTGGTGGCGGCCTCCGGCACGGGATTCGCGGCCCCGTCACAGACGCTCTATTTCGCCCGCGACGCGGGACTGGACCCGGACAAGTCGGCAGCGGCACTGGCGCAGGTGCAGGCGTGGCGCGCGGACCCGAAGCTCCCGTTCCCGGAGTTTGATCCTGAGTTTCGGAAGTTGCACCGGGACACTTTGGACTATCCGCCGAACGGATCGCCCGAGGCCGCCAGAAAATGAGGGACGCAAGCGCCGGCCGACCTGCCCTTTGAGCGTCGGTGCGCCAGCGACGTCCTGTCCGGAAGGCGACGTCGCGGACGGCCAGGACGTTTGGAGGCGCCGCCAAGTGACGCGGCGGGTCCGCTGTCGCCGGCTCCATAGGCTTCGCTGATGGCTCCGGATCTGCAGAACGCTGCCCGAGCTGGACCTGGGCGCCGTCCTTGCCCGGAGGCCGCAGCTGGTGCTGGTGGACGAGTTCGCGCACCTCCTTCGACTCCTCGTGCGCCACGCCGGCAAGGTTCTGACCCATCGCCAACTCCTCCGCGACGTCTGGGGGCCAGGGCACGAAGAGCACACGCACCATCTGCGGGTTTACATCGCGCACCTGCGGGAAAAAATCGAAGCGGACGCTTCGCGGCCTCAACGCATCATTACCGAGCCCGGCGTGGGTTATCGGCTGCTGGAAGGTTGAGCGGGTGGGCCACTGCCGCCGGCTCAATCCGGAGGGGTGAACGGTGCTTCGATGGGGTGGCGGGTGAGCCCTTGGCGATGGGGCGATCCATCCTGGTCAGGCGCGGGCCGGGTCGGGGAACGCGATGGCTTCATGTCTGCGGTGAATGGATTGGCCCCCAGTGGCTCGAAGTCCTTTACGGTGAAAACCGAGTCCCGGTCCCAGAACGCGCCGCCACCTCGGCCAACCGACCGTGTGCGCCTGGCCACAGTGTACGCCGACCAACCGTCCTTGCCGTTATCGCCTCCGGTGACGGTGCGAATGAAGACCACCAGGTTTGGCGCGATCTCGGGATGCGTCAGCAGCGCGTTGGCGACCGTGGTCTGCGGACCGCCGGCGATCACCAGCAGCGGTTTCTCCGGGGTCGCCTTTTTCGCCTCGGCCACGATCAGCCGGCTGCCGTCGGTGGTGTTCGGGAACAACGGCGATCGCTGTCGTCACCGACAGCAGCCCTCCGAGGCGGACGAGCGCGCGTGTTGATCTCATGGCGTGCTGAGGCGGGTGGGTGGCGGCGCATTCAGGGTCCTCCCGGCAGGTCACCGGTCGGTGGTGTGCCGGAAATTCTCCGGCATCCCGGCGGCAGGGTCAACGCCCGTGGGCCGTGCCTCGGGTGCGCCGGCCGGGCCTCTTGGCGGATTGGACCTGCCGGATGAGTTCGGCAGCCAGGGCGTTGGGGAAGCGGCGGGTCGGCGCGATGGCGTGAAACGTTTCGTGCAGGTCCGGAATGCGGTGCGTCACGACAAGTTCGCGCCGTTCGATTTCATCCCGAACCACCACCTGGGGCACAAGGCTCAGCGCCCCGCTTTCCCGGGCCAGCAGCCGCAACATGGCCATGTCGTCCACCTCGGCCATGATTTGCGGACGCACCCCGGCATCGGCCAGGAGGCGGTCGAAGCGCATGCGGGTGTTGCTTTCCAGGCTGGGCAGCACCAGGGGCACCTCCTCGAAACCGCCGGGGAATTTGAGCCGCTTCCGCGTCCAGGCCGGAACACCCACCAGCACCACCGGTTCCTCATCCAGCAAATGGCTGTGCCACGGTGTTTCGGCATCGCACTGGGCCGCCTGGTCCGAGAGCACCAGATCCACCTGGTGCGATTTGAGCAGACCGAGGAGGTCGCGCAGCGCCCCGGTGCGGACGACCACCTCGACGTCGGGCCGGCGCAGTGCGGGCTGCAGGAACTCCAGCTGGAAATTGCGCGACAGCGTCGAGACGGCGGCCACCCGCAGGATCTGTCGTCCGCCCCGGGGACGGTGCCGCATCACGTCCACCAGTTCCTCGCCGGCCCTGCCGATGATGTCCGCATAGTCCAGGGCCACCCGCCCGGCCTCGGTCAGCAGCAGGCCGCCCCGGGTGCGCTCCATCAGCGCGTGTCCGAGGCTTTCCTCCAGCTGTTTGAGCTGGACGCTCAGGGCCGCCGGGGTGACGTGCAGGGTTTCCGCGGCCCGGGCGATGCTCCGTTCGCGGGCGATCACGCGGAAGTAGCGCAGGTGGTGATAGTTCAGGAAGGACATTGCTGATTAAATAAAAGTAACGCTCAGCGTTGGAAAGCTGAAGTTTTCTAAACCAAGGCGCCACCGCAGGATCCGGGGCGATGCAACTGATGCCCGCGGTCCTCCTGGTCCTGATTCCCGGTCTCCCGCTGCTGAGCGGTCTCGCGCTTCGCGCGGGTCCGCCCGCGTGGGCCGGCCCCGGGGCGGTGGCGTCCGCCGCCGCGGCGTTGCTGCTGGCGCTGCTGGCGACGGCCGAGGTGATGCTGGGGGGTGGCGGCCAGTGGCGGCTTGCGGCGGGGGCGGCGTCCCCCGCGGCGCTGACGCTGAGGCTGGATGCGGTATCGGCCACCCTGGCGGTGCTGGTTTCCTTTCTGGGTCTGGTGGTGAGCCGGTTTTCCCGCAACTACCTCGCGGGGGATCCGGGGCAGGGGCGCTTCTTCTCGTGGATGAGCCTCACGCTGGCCGCCGTGCTGCTGCTGGTGCTTTCGGGCAACCTGCTGGTGCTCCTTGCCGCCTGGGTGGCGACGAGCCTGCTGCTGCATCAACTGCTCACCTATTATCCGGAACGCAAGGGGGCGGTCTTTTCGGCGCGGAAAAAGTTCGTGTACAGCCGCCTGGGTGACGGGTGCCTGTTGGCGGCCCTGGTGCTGGTGCAGCGTCATTTCGGCACCTGGGAGATGGAGGCGATCTTTGCCCGGCTGGAGTCCGGCGCCGGTTCGGGGTTGACCCCGATCGGACTGCTCCTGGCCGGTTGCGCGCTGCTGAAGTCCGCGCAGTTCCCGTTCCACGGCTGGCTGCCCGACACCATGGAAACACCGACGCCGGTCTCGGCGTTCATGCACGCGGGGATCATCAATGCGGGCGGATTTCTCGTCATCCGGCTCAGCCCGCTGATGGTGGAGGCGGGTCCCGCCCTGGCGTTGCTGGCGCTCGCCGGGGCGCTGTCGGCGGTCTTCGGCGCGATGGTCATGCTGACCCAGCCGACGGTGAAGCGGGCGCTGGCGTTCTCCACCGTGGCGCAAATGGGGTTCATGCTCCTGCAATGCGGCCTCGGTGCGTTCGGTCTGGCGCTCGTGCACCTTGTGGCGCACTCGCTCTACAAGGCCCACGCCTTCCTGCGCGCAGGTTCGACGGTCGGCGCCGTGCCGCGCGCGGCCATCCCCCTGCCGAACGGGGCGTTGATCTTCGGAGCCGTCGCCGGCGCGGCCCTGGTCCTCGGCATGGCCGCGGTCCGGACGGCGCTGCTGCCCGGAGCCGTCCACCCGGCCGGGGTGTTCACGCTCATCCTGGCCCTCGCCCTGGCCTACGGCGTGGCGCGCGTCGCGTCCGCGCCGGCAGGCTCCGGCTCCGTCGCCGGGGCGCTGGGGATCGCCGCCGGGGTGGCGGCGGTGGGGCTGGGACTGCATGCCGCGGCGGGCTGGATCTATGCCTCGCTGCCGGTGGTGGCTCCTCCCGGGTGGGTCCTTGCCGTGGTGGGCGCGGTGTTCGTCGCGCTGTTTCTCTTCCAAATTCTGCTGTGGCGTGCGGGCGGGACGCATTTGGGGCGGGTGCTGTATGTCCATGCGCTCAATGGCTTCTACATGGGCACCTGGGGCAACCGGCTCCTCAACGTGCTCTGGCCCGCCGACCCGGTGGCGGTTCCCCGTCCGGCCCCGCACCTGTCCGGGGGCATCGTCGCATCCCAACGCTGATTGGCCGCCCGTCTTCCGAGGATCTCTTCGCACCCTTCAATGCACGACACGTTCCCATGACTGCCATCACCGAACCCCCTGCTGCTGCCCTGGACCA includes the following:
- a CDS encoding LysR family transcriptional regulator — its product is MSFLNYHHLRYFRVIARERSIARAAETLHVTPAALSVQLKQLEESLGHALMERTRGGLLLTEAGRVALDYADIIGRAGEELVDVMRHRPRGGRQILRVAAVSTLSRNFQLEFLQPALRRPDVEVVVRTGALRDLLGLLKSHQVDLVLSDQAAQCDAETPWHSHLLDEEPVVLVGVPAWTRKRLKFPGGFEEVPLVLPSLESNTRMRFDRLLADAGVRPQIMAEVDDMAMLRLLARESGALSLVPQVVVRDEIERRELVVTHRIPDLHETFHAIAPTRRFPNALAAELIRQVQSAKRPGRRTRGTAHGR
- a CDS encoding mechanosensitive ion channel codes for the protein MTRSSTHEGPPLPRRPDFARRLGPAPAFCLLTCLLTFTVPAQSPEHPLQPPDRSSPRVALRGFLEAGDAVGAFLAGSYLPSPSRANHPTLLSQVEACTEALDLREMPPAARLKRGRAAALSLYEALNRVPLPPWEAIPDADQWRETAGTNAHYWVIPNTEIALRQVGSGPRRGAFLFSPETVANAGGYYQRVQDLPYTRLVPLEDLRERFLSGFGGWMIPFRWIQALPKMLRHPLAGQPGWKWIGLTFALGVVALVLRAVHRLSHWGGAGQPFRRAVARAVLPAFLLLATPALAYFALVQLSFFGDVGSAIERVTTAVGFLAGAWICWRLAPVVAEGIIASPRIASESIDAHLIRICARLLGMVAAVLLLVAGAERIGMPLYGIVTGLGVGGLAIALAAQPTIENLIGGFSLFADKPIRVGDFCRYGAETGTVEAIGMRSTRIRGLDRTLTTIPNAVLSRMSVAIQEDILLRTMDVVAASGTGFAAPSQTLYFARDAGLDPDKSAAALAQVQAWRADPKLPFPEFDPEFRKLHRDTLDYPPNGSPEAARK
- a CDS encoding winged helix-turn-helix domain-containing protein, with translation MCRTLPELDLGAVLARRPQLVLVDEFAHLLRLLVRHAGKVLTHRQLLRDVWGPGHEEHTHHLRVYIAHLREKIEADASRPQRIITEPGVGYRLLEG